CCGGTCGTGCGCCGCGGCCGCCCCGTGCCCGGCCCGTCCCGGCTCCGCGAGGGCAGCGGCACCGCCACCGAACTCGCCGCGGGACGCGCCTGGAACCTGCGCGCCGACGGCTTCTGGCAGGTCCACCCGGCCGCCGCCGACACGTTCGCGCAGGTCGTGCGCGACTGGGCGGACTGCCAGCCCGGCGAGAGCGCCTGGGACCTCTACGGCGGCGTCGGCCTGTTCGCCGCCGTCCTCGCCGAGCAGGTCGGCGAGACCGGCTCGGTGCGCGTCGTGGAGTCCTCCGTCCGCGCGGTCGAGGACGGCAGGCTCAACCTGTCCGACAAGCCCCAGGTCAGCTGGTACGCGGGCCGCACCGAAGCCGTCCTGGAATCGCCCGACTTCACCGACCGGCCCCCGGACGTCGTCGTCCTCGACCCGCCCCGCAAGGGCGCGGGCAAGGTCGTCGTCACCGCCATCGCCCGCAGCTGGCCCGCCCGTGTGGTGTACGTCGCGTGCGACCCGGCCGCCCTGGCCCGCGACATCGCCGCCTTCGCCCAGCACGGCTACGAGTTGGCCCAGCTCAGGGCGTTCGACGCGTTTCCGATGACGCACCACGTGGAATGCGTCGCCCTGCTGCGGCCCGCTCGCTGACAGGCGTCTCAGCCAGTGGTCCGTAGACTGACCCGGACGAAAAGGGTCGAACCACTAGGGCGAGGTGGCACGAGTGACGCTGCTGGAATCCGTGCACGGACCGGCGGACCTGAAGCGCTTGGAGCACGACGAGCTGGTGCGGCTCGCCGAGGAGATCCGGGGTTTCCTGGTCGAGAAGGTCTCCCGGACCGGCGGGCACCTCGGGCCCAACCTGGGGGTCGTCGAGCTGACCATGGCCGTGCACCGGGTCTTCGACTCGCCGCACGACTCGGTCGTGTTCGACACCGGGCACCAGAGCTACGTGCACAAGATCCTCACCGGCCGCGCGGACGGGTTCGACACCCTGCGCCAGAAGGGCGGCCTGTCCGGCTACCCGTCGCGCGCGGAGAGCGAGCACGACGTCGAGGAGAACAGCCACGCCTCGACCGCCCTGTCCTACGCCGACGGCCTCGCCAAGGCGTACCAGCTCACCAACCAGCGGCGGCACGTCGTCGCGGTCGTCGGCGACGGCGCGCTGACCGGCGGCATGTGCTGGGAGGCGCTGAACAACATCGCCGCCGGCGCCGACCGGCCCGTGGTGATCGTCGTCAACGACAACGGCCGCTCCTACTCGCCCACCATCGGCGGCCTGGCCGACCACCTGTCGTCGCTGCGCCTCCAGCCCGGCTACGAGCGCGCCCTGGAACGCGGCAAGACCGCCATCCAGTCCGCCCCCATCTTCGGGCAGGCCCTCTACGCCGCCCTGCACGCCGCCAAGCGCGGCATCAAGGACGCGATCAGCCCGCAGGCCATGTTCGAGGACCTCGGCCTCAAGTACATCGGCCCCGTCGACGGGCACGACCACGCCGTGCTGGAGTCCGCGCTGCGCCGCGCCAAGTCCTTCGGCGGACCGGTCATCGTGCACACCGTCACCCGCAAGGGCAACGGCTTCGCGCCCGCCGAGAACCACGAGGCCGACCAGATGCACGCCACCGGCGTCATCGACCCCATCACCGGCGAGAACGTCGGCCCGTCCAAGCGCACGTGGACCCACGTGTTCGCCGACGAGCTGGCCGCCCTCGGCGGGGAGCGGCCCGACCTGGTCGCCATCACCGCCGCCATGCGCGGCCCGACGGGCCTCGACAAGTTCGCGGGCCTGTACCCGGACCGGTGCTTCGACGTCGGCATCGCCGAGCAGCACGCCATGACCTCCGCCGCCGGCCTCGCCATGGGCGGCCTGCACCCGGTCGTCGCGATCTACGCGACGTTCCTCAACCGGGCGTTCGACCAGCTGCTGATGGACGTCGCCATGCACAAGCAGGGCGTCACCGTCGTGCTCGACCGCGCGGGCGTCACCGGCCCGGACGGCGCCTCCCACCACGGCATGTGGGACCTGTCGATCTGCGGCCTCGTCCCCGGCATCCACGTCGCCGCGCCCCGCGACGCCGCGTCGCTGCGCGAGGAGCTGCGCGAGGCCGTGCGGATCGCCGACGCCCCGTCCGTCGTGCGCTACCCGAAGGCGTCGGTCGGCCCCGACCTGCCCGCGCTGGAGCGCGTCGGCGCGGTCGACGTGCTGCACCGCTCCGGGTCCGACGTCCTGCTGGTCACCGTCGGCGCGTTCGGCGAACTCGGCCTGGCAGCCGCCCAGCGGCTCGCCGACCAGGGCATCGGCGTCACCGTCGTCGACCCGCGCTGGGTGTTCCCGGTGCCGGCCGACCTGGTCGACCTGGCCACGCGGCACCGCCTCGTGGTGACCGTCGAGGACGGCGGCAGGCACGGCGGCTTCGGCTGGGCGCTGGCCGCCGCGCTGCGCGACGCCGGCGTGGAGGTGCCGCTGCGCGACCTGGGCATCCCGCAGGAGTTCCAGGAGCACGGCGAGCGCGGCGAGGTGCTGGCGGACCTCGGCCTCACCGCGCAGGACGTCGCCCGCCGCATCACCGAGTGGGTCGTCGCGACCGAACCCGTCGAGATGAGCGCGACCGCCGAGAAGTAGTTCCGGTGCCGCCCCGCCCGGCGCCGCCTTCGCGGCGGCGCCGGGCGGGGCGTCAGCACACCCGCACCCCCCTGTCGCGTGGATCGAGGTCGCGGTACGACCGCACGCGGTCGCTCCACCCCTCCGGACCGGTGTTGCGGAAGCCGCACCGCGCCCCCTCCCGCATGCACGGTCTTCCTCCCGTCGATCCCCTTCCGTGGACAACACGTCATCGTCCTGTGCACCCCGATGGAGTTGTTCGCCGGAATCCCGTGGCAAAGGAACGACAACGCCTGAACACCGGACGCCAAGGGGAGGGGATACGCCCCGGAACAACGCCCGCTCGGCCCGGTCGAAGACGAAGTGCCGGAGTCCGCCGCCGACCTCAGGCGCCTGCGCGACGCGGCGGGCCGCCCACCGCCCTGTGCGGCGCGCCGCGGGCAGCAAGCCGCCCAGCCTGGCCGTGACCACGGCGTACGTGCGGGCGTGCGGTGGCCCGGTCGCCCGCCGGGAGCGCCGGTGGCACGCGCTGAACGCCGTCCACCAGGCCGCCGCACGCCCCGGGATGCCGGCCCCGCCACCCCGCAGCGCCCCGCGTGCCCTCCACCGCCGGTGCGCGCCACTCGTGGGCGCGTTTCTCGTCCGGGTCGGCGGGGCAATCGCGAATTCCGCTCGCGGAGAATCGCGCCGGAACCCGCGAACGAATTCCCGAGCGCCGGATCGCAACCGACCGCCCACAACCCGGTCCCGCACTCCCACGAATCGTCGACCCCGTGGCCGGCCGTCCGCGAGGGCCCGGCCCGGGGGCACCCGCGGACGTGCGCGCCGGCCGCGCGCTAAGCAGCCTCTCAGGCAGTTGTGGCACCGTTGAGGGGTGCGAATCCTGGTTGTCGAGGACGAGGTGCCGCTGGCCGACGCGATCGCCCGCGGCCTGCGTCGCGAGGGCATGGCGGTCGACGTCGCCTACGACGGCGAGACGGGCCACGAGAAATCGACCATCACCCGGTACGACGTCGTCGTGCTCGACCGCGACCTGCCCGGCATGTCCGGCGACGACCTGTGCAAGGAGATCCTCAGCTCCGGCGCCCTGACCAGGGTCATGATGCTCACCGCCAGCGCCGGCCTGGACGACCGCGTCGCCGGTCTCTCCCTCGGCGCGGACGACTACCTCGCCAAGCCCTTCGCGTTCCCCGAGCTCGTCGCCCGCGTCCGCGCCCTGGCCCGCCGCGCCACCCCCGCCACGCCGCCGCTGCTCACCGCGCAGGACGTCGAACTCGACCCCGCCCGCCGCACCGTGCGCCGCGCCGGCCAGCCCGTCGAGCTGACCCGCAAGGAGTTCGGCGTCCTGGAGGTGCTGCTCGCGGCCAAGGGCTCCGTCGTCTCCAGCGAGGAACTGCTCGAACGCGTGTGGGACGAGAACGCCGACCCGTTCACCACCACCGTCCGGGTCACCGTCATGACGCTGCGCAAGAAGCTCGGCGAACCCGGCATCATCGACACCGTGGTCGGCTCCGGGTACCGCGTGCCCACGGCGGGCGCCCCCGAGGAAGGCCCACGCTGAACTCCGAACTGGCCCGCAGGCGCGGACCAGGACTGCGGACGCGGATCACGCTGCTCGCGACCGGCCTGGTCGCGTTCGTCAGCGGCCTCCTCCTGCTGCTCGGCTGGCTGCTCGTCGGCCGCGTCATCGCCTCCTCGCCGCGCTTCGCCGAGGGCAGCACCGTCTTCGTCGACGGCCGCGAGATCGACGCCGGCGTGCTCATGGACGTCCTCGGCCAGCAGGCCCGCGACGACGTCCTGCGGTCCGGGTCCGTCGCGTTCCTCTGCGTCGTCGCCGCCGCGGCGCTGCTCGCCTGGACGATCACCGGCCGCGTCCTGCAACCGGTGCACGACGTCACCGACGCCGCCCGGCGGCTCTCGGCCGAGTCCCTGGGGGAGAGGCTGCGGCTCACCGGGCCGCGTGACGAGGTCGCCGAACTGGCCGACACGTTCGACGAGATGCTCGACCGCCTCCAGGCCGCGTTCGAGTCGCAGCGCCGGTTCGTCGCCAACGCCTCCCACGAACTGCGCACCCCCCTGTCCGTGATCCGCACCGAGCTGGACGTGACGCTCACCGACCCGGACGCCGACGTCGACGAGCTGCGCCGCATGGCGGGAGTCGTGCGCGCCGCCACCGAACGGGCCGAGCAGTTGGTCAGCGCGCTGCTGCTGCTCGCCCGCACCGACGGCCTCGGGCTCGCGGTGCGCGAACCCGTCGACCTGAACGCCGTCGTCGAATCCGCGTGGAGGGCGGTGCGGGCCGAAGCGGAGGAGCGGCAGGTGCGCGCTTCCTTCCTGTCCGCCCCCGCGCCGGCCGTCGGCGACCCGGCGCTGCTGGAGCGGATCGCCGGGAACCTCCTGGAGAACGCCGTCCGCCACAACGTGCCCGGCGGGTGGATCGAGGTGCGCACCGAAGGCGGGCCCGACCGGACCCTGCTGCGCGTGTCGTCCTCGGGCCAGCCCATCGCCCCGGACCGGGTGGAGGAGCTGTTCGAGCCGTTCCGCCGGGGCGGCACAGACCGCACCGCGCGCACCGGCACCGGGTTGGGGCTGTCCATCGTGCGCGCCGCCGTCGCAGCTCACGAGGGGGTCGTGCACGCCTCGGCCGTGCCCGGAGGAGGACTGTCGGTGGTCGTCCAGCTGCCTTCCACGCCGCACGGAAAACTAGTTTGAGTGGCCCCGGTCACACGTGATCGGGTTTGAGGCCGCCCGCAGGTGGTACTACCTGCGAAGACAGTGCTCCGGACCCCCGATTTGTCTCCTCGTT
This region of Saccharothrix longispora genomic DNA includes:
- a CDS encoding response regulator transcription factor, with amino-acid sequence MRILVVEDEVPLADAIARGLRREGMAVDVAYDGETGHEKSTITRYDVVVLDRDLPGMSGDDLCKEILSSGALTRVMMLTASAGLDDRVAGLSLGADDYLAKPFAFPELVARVRALARRATPATPPLLTAQDVELDPARRTVRRAGQPVELTRKEFGVLEVLLAAKGSVVSSEELLERVWDENADPFTTTVRVTVMTLRKKLGEPGIIDTVVGSGYRVPTAGAPEEGPR
- a CDS encoding class I SAM-dependent RNA methyltransferase; translation: MTATWKQRLIEVEVGAVAHGGHCVARHEGRVVFVRHALPGERVVVRITEDTGGSFCRGDAVEVLEPSPDRVEAPCPFAGPGLCGGCDWQHASWQYQRELKAAVVSEQLRRLARLDWEVIVEDLPGGPEDWRTRMRMAVGPGGRAGFRAHRSHDVVPVDRCVIAAPGALDGVVDRTWPPKSELVVTRDAGGQVHLTEIGPPVVRRGRPVPGPSRLREGSGTATELAAGRAWNLRADGFWQVHPAAADTFAQVVRDWADCQPGESAWDLYGGVGLFAAVLAEQVGETGSVRVVESSVRAVEDGRLNLSDKPQVSWYAGRTEAVLESPDFTDRPPDVVVLDPPRKGAGKVVVTAIARSWPARVVYVACDPAALARDIAAFAQHGYELAQLRAFDAFPMTHHVECVALLRPAR
- a CDS encoding sensor histidine kinase, with protein sequence MNSELARRRGPGLRTRITLLATGLVAFVSGLLLLLGWLLVGRVIASSPRFAEGSTVFVDGREIDAGVLMDVLGQQARDDVLRSGSVAFLCVVAAAALLAWTITGRVLQPVHDVTDAARRLSAESLGERLRLTGPRDEVAELADTFDEMLDRLQAAFESQRRFVANASHELRTPLSVIRTELDVTLTDPDADVDELRRMAGVVRAATERAEQLVSALLLLARTDGLGLAVREPVDLNAVVESAWRAVRAEAEERQVRASFLSAPAPAVGDPALLERIAGNLLENAVRHNVPGGWIEVRTEGGPDRTLLRVSSSGQPIAPDRVEELFEPFRRGGTDRTARTGTGLGLSIVRAAVAAHEGVVHASAVPGGGLSVVVQLPSTPHGKLV
- the dxs gene encoding 1-deoxy-D-xylulose-5-phosphate synthase, yielding MTLLESVHGPADLKRLEHDELVRLAEEIRGFLVEKVSRTGGHLGPNLGVVELTMAVHRVFDSPHDSVVFDTGHQSYVHKILTGRADGFDTLRQKGGLSGYPSRAESEHDVEENSHASTALSYADGLAKAYQLTNQRRHVVAVVGDGALTGGMCWEALNNIAAGADRPVVIVVNDNGRSYSPTIGGLADHLSSLRLQPGYERALERGKTAIQSAPIFGQALYAALHAAKRGIKDAISPQAMFEDLGLKYIGPVDGHDHAVLESALRRAKSFGGPVIVHTVTRKGNGFAPAENHEADQMHATGVIDPITGENVGPSKRTWTHVFADELAALGGERPDLVAITAAMRGPTGLDKFAGLYPDRCFDVGIAEQHAMTSAAGLAMGGLHPVVAIYATFLNRAFDQLLMDVAMHKQGVTVVLDRAGVTGPDGASHHGMWDLSICGLVPGIHVAAPRDAASLREELREAVRIADAPSVVRYPKASVGPDLPALERVGAVDVLHRSGSDVLLVTVGAFGELGLAAAQRLADQGIGVTVVDPRWVFPVPADLVDLATRHRLVVTVEDGGRHGGFGWALAAALRDAGVEVPLRDLGIPQEFQEHGERGEVLADLGLTAQDVARRITEWVVATEPVEMSATAEK